DNA sequence from the Selenomonas timonae genome:
TTATCCGAGCTGTTCGGACTCGATGTGAATACGGGCTTTCCGGAGAGGAATGTCGACGCCAGCGCCTTTAGGTCGGAATCGTCCACCGAGGAGATATTATTGTCGAGGGAGTACTTGTCATGGTAGATGAAGTTGCCTTCCTTCGAGATCAGGAACGCCTTCCCCGTTTCGTAAATCTTTGCCTTCGACAGCAGGTCTCTCGCCATATCGAGGTTCAGATCGCAGCCCGCAACGCCGACAAGATTTCCGCCGCTCCGAATCGCCGCGCTGAAACTGACGACCGGCGTACCGTTGGCCGCCTTATAGACAGCCGACTGACACACCTTCGTCGATTCCGCCGCCTCCTTGTACCAGCCGCGCGAGGTTGCGTCAAAATCGCTGGGAATATCAAATCCTGCGCCGTCAATGAACGGCTGATCGGGAAACCCGACAAAGAAATCAGACGTTTTGGTTGCAAACTCCTGCGCCCCCAACATCATCTCATCGTACGAGGCATTCTCCGTCCCCCACAGCCGCGTAACTGTCTCAAGCTGACGGGATTTCGCCTGAAGTGCCGTATTGATATTGGCAGCATTCACCTCCGCCATCTGAATCATCTCACGCGATGCGACATCCTTGATGCTGTCCGACGCCTTCCAATAAATCGTCCCCAGCAGTATGAGGAAAACGAAGATCAGCGGCACGCCGACCAGCATCATAATCTTTGCGCGTAAATTCATGTGAACCCCCATCCTCCCTTATAAGAAAGTCACGTTTATTTTCATATATTTTACATTTTTTGTTCGCCCTTGTCTATATATGCTTTAATTTTTTTTGAGGTTTATTCCGCCATGCAATCCGCCCACTCCTTCTCGCGGAACCCCGTGAGCACACAGTCCTTCGTGATGAGCAGTGGGCGCTTCACGAGCATTCCGTCCGAGGCAAGTACGGCGTACTGCTCCTCCTCCGTCATTGCAGGCAGCTTGTCCTTCAGCCCAAGCTCGCGGTAGAGCATGCCACTCGTATTGAAGAAACGCTTTAACGGCAGCCCGCTCCGTTCGTGCCACACACGCAGTTCGTCTGCCGTCGGCTTCTCCGCCTTGATGTCACGCATCGGTGCGTTGCACCCATGCGCACGCAGAAACTTCTCCGCCTTCTGGCAGGTCGAGCACTTCGGATAGCCGATGAAAAGGATATCCTTATCCATATATCATTCCTCCTCGTAAAATCAATGGAATTACTTTCTCCATTATATCCCCTTCCAAAATTTTTTCAAACTTTTTCTTTTTGACCTATTGACTTTTTGACTATTTGAGGTATAATAACAATCGAAAGGTGATTTAAACCACCTTCCCAATCAAAAGCAACTGAATGGCATATCGAATACCAAACATCGCATATGCCCCAAATCTCTAAGGAGTTGATTACCATGTTTGGACTTGTACCTTTTGCCGGACGCCGTAACCTTTCGCAGCGTGACAGCGCGAATCCGTTTGCACTCTTCGACGCAATGCGCGATTCCTTCTTCCACGATGACTTCCCCACTGCGAATTGGGGGGCAAGCTCGTTCAAGGTGGACGTGAAGGACAGCGGCGACCATTACGAGCTGACCGCCGATCTGCCGGGCATGACGAAGGAGGACATCGCCCTCCACTACGAGAACGGCTATCTCACGATTGCCGCCTCGCGCACGGAATCCAACGATGAGAAAGACGATGCAGGGAACTACATCCGCCGTGAGCGTCACACGGGTGAAGTCAGCCGCTCGTTCTACATCGACGGCATCGACGACGCAAACATCCACGCAGAGTTCAAGGATGGCGTGCTGCAGGTGAACCTGCCGAAGACAGCGGACACACCCGCACGCAAGCAGATTGAGATTCACTGAAGAACAGCGCAATATGCGCACGTAAACGGGGCGTTGTACGAAGCGAAAAACTTCGTACAACGCCCCGATTTTCGTGCAAAAGCAACGTTATCCCTTTGCGTGCAGTACATCCTTGACCGCCGCGGCGATATGTGAGGCACGCAGGCCGTACGCCTCGAGCAGAACATTCGGATCCCCCGACGTTCCAAAGCGGTCACGAATCCCGACGTAACGCATTGGTACCGGATACTCCTCCGCGAGTACCTCCGCAACGGCAGAGCCGAGTCCACCGATGATGCTGTGTTCCTCTGCCGTGACGACAGCACCCGTTTTTCGGGCGGAATCGACGAGCAGTGTGCGGTCGATCGGCTTGATCGAAGGCATGTTGACAACGCGGATGCGGATGCCCTCCTGCGCAAGCTCGCGAGCGGCGATCATTGCCTGTTCGACCATGATACCCGTCGCGACGACCGTGCAGTCGCTGCCGTCCGTAACGACCTCGCCCCTGCCGACGACGAATTCATAGTCAGGCGCATGGTAGTCCGCCGTGCCGATGCGGCTGATGCGCAAATAGACAGGACCCTCATGAGCAACTGCCGTACGCACCATCGCCTCCGTCTCGACCGCATCCGAGGAGCAGAGTACTGTCATATTCGGCAGTGCGCGCATAACGGCAATGTCCTCGACCGCCTCATGCGATGCACCGTCATAGCCGACGCTCACACCCGCATGTGTCCCCACGAGCTTTACGTTCAGCTTCGGATAGGCGACGCTGTTGCGGATCTGGTCGAGTGCCCTGCCCGCGAGAAAGACGGAAAAGGTCGCCGCGACGGGAATCATCCCACAGGAGGCAAGCCCTGCCGCCGTGCCAATCATATCCTGCTCTGCAATGCCGACATCCACGAACCGCTCGGGACATACATCGCGAAACATCAGCACCTTGGTCGCCGAGCCGAGATCCGCATCGAGTACCACAAGGTGCGGATCCTCCGCCATCGTTTGCAGGACACGTCCAAAAATCTCGCGCATTGCCGTTCCCATTACGCCTCACCTCCGAGTTCCCGCAGAGCTGTGCGGTATTCGTCCTCAGACGGCACGCCGCTGTGCCACTTTACCTGATTCTCCATGTAGGAGATACCTTTTCCCTTTACCGTATGTGCGACAATCACCGTCGGTACGCCTGCAGTTTCGCGTGCGGCAGCAAATGCGGCGCGAATCGCCGCGAGATCGTGTCCGTCGATATCAATGACATGCCAGCCAAAGGCGGCAAAACGCGCGCCAATATCCGACAGCCCCGCGACCTCCTCGACTGTTCCGTTGATCTGAAGCCCGTTCGCGTCCACAATAGCAACAATGTTATCCAGTGCATAGCGACGCGCCGTCATCGCCGCCTCCCAGATCTGCCCCTCCTCGAGTTCACCGTCGCCGAGCAGAACGTAGACACGATAGTCCATCCTCCGCAGCTTTGCGGCAAGTGCCATACCGTTTCCAATGGAGAGCCCCTGTCCGAGCGAGCCGGAGGACATATCCAGCCCCGGCGTCACCTTCATATCGGGGTGCCCCTGCAAACGTGAACCGTACTGGCGCAGGGTCAGCAGCTCCTCCGCAGGAAAGTATCCGCGCTCTGCAAGTGCTGCATAGAGCGAGGCACACGCATGTCCCTTCGACAACACGAAACGGTCACGTTCTGCCCAGTTCGGGTCTGCAGGCCGCACACGCATCTCATCAAAATACAGCACGGCGAGCAGATCGGCAATCGAAAGTGCACCGCCCGCATGCCCCGTTCCAACCGCATGAATGGATTGGATCGTCGCGCGCCGGATTTTGCGCGCCGCCTCCTTCAGTTCTTCGAGTTCCATCTTTTCCTCCTTGCGCAAAACCGCCTTGGCAGACTGCCAAAGCGGTTTTTTTCATTGGATAAATTACTTCAGCATATGAATCACATTGCCGAGGATGATGCCGACCGCACCGAAGTCCGCATCACTGAACGTCGTATTGGCAAAGCCGAGGTTGCCGAGAACCGGCATGAGGAATACGGGCAGGAATGTGATGAGCAGCCCCTGTGCAAAGGCACCCGCGATACAGCCGCGCAGACCGCCCGTCGCATTGCCGAAGACACCTGCCGTCGCACCACAGAAGAAATGCGGTACAACGCCCGGCAGAATGATGGGCAGCCCCGGGAAGGACTTATCCGCAAGCAGAAGTACCGCCATGCCCACAACACCGCCAACGAAGCTCGATAGGAAGCCGATAAGCACGGCGTTCGGCGCATAGGGATAGACGACCGGACAGTCGATCGCAGGCTTTGCATTCGGCACAAGTGTCGTTGCGATTCCCGTAAATGCGGGCACGATCTCCGCGAGAATGAGGCGAACACCAGCGAGAATGACGTAGACACCGCCCGCGAACGTGATCGCCTGAATGAGCGAGAACACGAGGAAGTTCTGCCCGCCGCTCAGCTCCGTCTCCACATACTGCGGGCCACAGGCAAGGGCAACGATGAGGAAGAGAACGAGCATGACCAGTGAGACGGCGAGCGAGGAGTCACGCAGGAACGCGAGACTCTGCGGGAAGTTGATGTCCTCTGTCGAGCGCTCCTTGTTCCCGACGAGTGAGCCAACCCACGCCGAGAATACATAGCCAAGCGTACTGAAATGGCCAAAACCAACATCATCGCTGCCCGTAATCTTCTTCATCGTCGGATGTGCGATTGCGGGGAAGAACGCCATGACGAAGCCGAGCAGGATCGAGCCGATTGCCACGAGGGTCACGCCTTCAAACCCACCAACCGTGAGAATAATCCCGATCATACACGCCATGTAGAGCGTATGATGCCCCGTAAGAAAGATGAATTTCAGCGGCGTAAAGCGCGCGATGAGGATGTTTGCGACCATACCGAATGCCATGATGAGCGCAGTCTGTGTACCAAACTCCTTCAGAGCCATACCGACAATCGCTTCGTTGTGCGGAACGACACCGTTGATGCCGAATCCGTGCTGAAACATCGTGCCGAAGTGCGTGAGTGCGGCAACGGCAAGCCCCGCGCCGCCGCCGAGAATCAGAACACCCATGATGGTCTTGATCGAGCCCTTGAGGATATCGGAGAGCCCCTTTTTCTGCGCAATGAGACCGATCATCGAGACGAGACCGATCAGAACCGCCGGCACGCTTAAAATGTCAAGGATAAAACTCAGCATGATAATTCCTCCTTATCCCTTTACCTTGGCGACTGCTTCCGCAATCTTCTCGGCAAGCTCCTTCTTGTCAATCATATTGTTGAGCGAGACAACCTCGCCACCGAGCCCGACGAGCTGTGTAGCGATATCGCGTGTCCCCACGTAAATATCCGCCTTGATGCCCGCCGCCGACGAGAGATCGCTGTGATTCACCTCTGCCTCCACGCCAATCTCCTGCAGAGCCTTCTTGATGTTCATCTCGATCATGAAACTGCTGCCGAGACCGCTGCCGCAGCATACCAGAATCTTCATTGTCACGCACTCCTTTTCTTTTTACCAAACAGAGCCTCTGCGCTCTCCACACACTTTGCCGCCATCAGCCGCTCCGCCATCCCCTCCGTCATCAGGAACTCTGACAGTGCCTCGAGCATTTCCACATGGCTCTTGGCATCGGGTGTCGCGAGCGTGATGACGAGTCGCACGGGGTCGTTGTGTTCGCTGCCAAACGCGATCGGCTCGCGCAGCGTCAGAATCGTAAGCCCCACCGCCTTCGCCCCCGCCTCCGGTCGGGCGTGTGCAAGCATGATGCCGGGCGCGATAACCATATAGGGTCCCATCTCACGGTGGCTACGCTTGATTGCCTCCGGATAGGACGGCAGGATCGCGCCGCAAGTGAGCAACGGTGCAGCTCCTCGGTCAATGCACGCCGCCCAATCACGGCACGTCTCCTGCAGCATGATTCCTCCCGGAGAAATATAATCTCCCAGCATAAATTCACTCCTTCCGCGCTGCTGTGCAGCGACCTATCACGGCTCGAACTTCTTCCGCTGTGCGGCATTTCCGCAGATACTCCAGCGTTTCCGCATCGCTGAAAATTGTCCAGAGATCGAGCAAAAGCTCAAGATGAGCCTTCTCATCCGGCGTTGCAAAGGCAAAGAGCAGATCCGCCTCCGCGCCGTCCCGCTCTGCAAAGGCAACGGGATGTGCCAGCCGGACAAAACTGACGGCAAGCCGCCGCACCCCGTCTGCAGCACGTGCGTGTGGCATCGCAACCCCTGGGCACACGACGATGTACGCACCGAGCTCCTGCACGCTCTCCACCATCCGCCCGATGTAACACGCATCGACCGCCCCCGCCGCATGGAGCAGATGCCCCGCAGCATGCACCGCCGCCTCCCAATCAGCCGCCTGTGCATGAAGCTCGATCATCTCCTCCGTGAGGAGGTCAACGAGACGCATACCGCCCGATATGCGTACTGTATTCCCCTCCATGATGAAGCGGCTGTCATAGAGATATTTCAGCTGCTCCTCGATGATCTCGCTCTCCGCATCCGTCAGGATCGGTGAGATGCGCAGTACCGTCTTCTCGGGCAGCTGCACGGACACCGTACTGATAACGACATCCACATCGGCAACATCCTCCGGCTTCATGTTGTAGTAAGAAAGAATGCGTACGATGTGCAGGTTCGGCAGACGGTTGCGGATCGTATTTGCAAGCAAGGTCGCCGTGCCGACACCATTGCCGCAAATGAGCACCACAGGCAGCTTGCGCGACTTTCGCAGCTTCTTCCGTTCGATCGCAGCACCGAGGTAAAGCGTCAAATAGCCGATCTCATCCTCCGAGAAGCGCAGATTCATCCGCTCCCCCAGACGTTCCGCTGCGCGCGCAGCAATCAAAAATATGGCACGGTACTGCTCCCGAATGCGTTCGAGAAGCGGATTCGTCAACACAATGCCGACGTGCGCCCGCTCAAGTGCAGGACGGAGATGTACCGCAAGATTCCGCAGCAGCTCCTCATCGTCTGCATACGTATCATCCAACCAGACCTGTGCATATGCGACAAACTCCCGTGCAAGTGCGCGCGCCGTCTCCTGAGTGCGTCCCGGCTCCTCGCGAAAGACGTAGATGCGGCTGTGCAGCAGCTCCTTGACAATGTGCTGGATCTCTGCTGCGTGCAGGAATTCCGGCGCATAGCCCGCCATCCCTGCCGCAATCTCCGCAGCCAGAGACTCCGTTGCCTCCCCCTCATTTGACAGAAAATCCACGGGACGCCCCTCGGTGATCTGATGCCCCTCGCGCAGCCGCTGCATCTGGACGGCAAGCGCGCAGATCATACGGTTGATCGAGAGATCGCTCCCGAGCACGCCGTGTCTGCCCAGGAGGTCGAGGAAGAACGCCGCAATCTCTGCCATTGGAAGGTCATGTGCATAGCGGCGAAACGGAGAGGAGGCTGCATCCGTACGATCAAAATGGCGAAAATCATGCTCTTCTTTGGCGAAGATATGGATGAGCATATCGCGCAGCTCCTGCTCTCCCCCGGTCGCTGCAATGCCCGCGCCGCGCTTTGAGACGTACGCAAGTCCACGCTGCTCGAGCGTTGTCTGAACATCCTTTAGGTCGCTGATGAGGGTGTTGCGGCTGATGGCAAGCTCCTCCGCAAGTCCATCAATCGAACAGGGCTCATCGCCGAGGAGCGCGAGGATGATGCGGTCACGCCGCTCCTTGCGATCCAGTACCGGCGCGGCAGTCACCGCCTCCTGCACCTCCACGCGTTCCAGCCAGATGCCGCGCCGTGCCTGCGAGCGTATGCACAGCCCTTCGCACCGCAGCTCCTCCGTGAGCGCGTCCAGATCGTAGCGTACGGTTCGGACGGATACCGCAAGCATTCGTGCCAGATTCTCAGCCGTGACGGGTGCGGCTGAGAGGGTAGCGCGCAGAAATTTTGCCAACTGTTTGCGTCGCTCGTTTCCTTCCATACGCCACCTCCTTCCCGTATTTCCCATTATAGGAGAGATAGAATCCTGCAACAAGAACGAATCTCTGCCGCACAATCCTGCAAATAATTGGATAAATGCGGATAATCAACGGATTGAAAATGAACTTATAACCAAGCAGCACAAAAAAATGTATGCTCACACAGAAGAAAAGTTTTATTTTAAAAAAATATTCTCATCCTTTGTTTTTGTGGTATACTGTATACAACTGTTGAAAACAGGAGGAATATGATGAAAAGACTCTATGCTGCCTATGGCAGCAATCTGAATGTTGCGGCGATGCGGGAGCGATGTCCGAACGCGGTCATCGTCGGTACGGCGCAGCTCGCGGACACTGCTCTGGAGTATCGCGGCAGTCCGCCGCGCGTCTATCTGACGGTCACAGAGAAAAAGGGCGCGACCACGCCCCTCGGGATCTGGTCGGTGACGGAGAGCGATGAAAAGGCGCTCGACAGCTATGAGATTTTCCCTGCGCTCTACCGTAAGGAGGTACGGCACGTCCAACTAATGGAGCGGGAGACGGGTGTCATCAAAGACACGGCGGTGTTCCTCTACACGATGGTGGACGGGATGCCGCTCGGCACGCCTGATGCCGACTACGTCGCCGCTTGCCGCGCAGGGTTTGAAGATTTCGGCTTTGATCCGCACATTCTCGACTGCGCCGCAAGGAAATAACTTGGAAGCACTGATAAATTCAGCACCGTCATCTTGGTGCATCTTTTTCGCCCTGCCATCGTCGACAAATCCTCCACATAGCTTTGGCTATGCGTCCGGTTTGTCTCCTTGACTGAACAAAAAATCTACACCAATCTGACAGACCTCATTTTATCAGCGATTCCAATTTTCACAGGAGGTATCATCTATGCTTGTTCTATCCGGCATCCTCGTCATGGTGGTGGGGCTCGCACTGCGGTTTAACGCACTGCTGGTCGTCATCGTCGCCGGCTTCGTCACGGGATTTGCCGCAGGGATGTCCCTGCAGGAGATCGTCACGGTCATCGGCGAAGCATTCATCAAGAACCGCTATATGTCGCTCTTCATCCTCGTGCTGCCCGTCATCGGACTCTCGGAGCGGTTTGGACTGCGCGAGCGCGCCGAACATCTCATCTCGAAGATCTCTGCCGCAACGGCAGGGCGCATTTTCCTGCTCTATATGCTTGTGCGGCAGGTCACGGTCGCCCTCGGCATCTCTCTCAGCGGACATCCGACCTTCATCCGCCCGCTGATCTCGCCGATGGGCGAGGCTGCGGCACTCAAGGGACGCAAGGCATCGCCCGAGATCCTCGACAAGATCCGCGGCCATGCGGCGACGGCGGAGAACGCGGGCAATTTCTTCGCGCAGAACGTCTTTATCGCGGCGGGCGGGCTGCTCCTCATCAAAGGAGTGCTCGAGGAACACGGCTACGAGGTGGATCTCGTCACGATGGCACTCTACTGCATTCCAACCGCCGTGGTCGCCTTCCTCTTTGCGGCGATTCGCTTCCATCTCTTCGATCGGCGCATCGAGCAGGAGATTGCGGCATACAACGAGACGAAGAAAGGCTAAGGAGGGACTGCTATGCTGACACTCGATCACGTCTATCTCCTCTGCGGGATTTACCTCGTCCTCTTCGGGGTGCTCTCGTTCGGAGACAGCAAAAATCTAAAACGCTTCGGCACGGGTCTGTTCTGGCTTGTCTACGGCATCACGTTCCTCGGCGGCTCAGCACTCGGCAACGAGAACGCGGGCTGGATGGTCATCCTGATGGCGGTCATTGTCGCTGCAAAACAGATGGGACACGGCGACTATCATGAGACCTCCAAGGAGGAAAAAAATGCTTCGGCGCAACAACTCGGCAACCGTCTGCTCATCCCCGTCCTCGCGGTCGGCGTGATCACGCTGATCCTCGCGGCGACAACGAAGCTCGGTGCACTCGTCTCGTTCGGCATCGCCTCCATTGTCGCCATTGTAATTGCGCTCGCCATCACGCGTGGCGCACCGCTCCAGACGTTCCATGAGGGGCGTCGCCTCATCGATGCCATCGGCTGGGCTGCGATTCTCTCACAGCTGCTTGCAGCACTTGGCTCGCTCTTTGCCAAGGCGGGCATCGGCAAGATTGTCTCCGACATCGTGGCAAGTGCCATTCCGACGGACAGTGCACTTGCCGTTGTGATTGCCTACTGTCTCGGCATGGCAATCTTCACCATCATTATGGGCAATGCGTTCGCTGCATTCGCGGTCATCACGAGCGGCATTGGCATTCCCCTTGTCATCGTCGCGCACGGTGCAAATCCTCTCATTGTCGCTCCGATTGCGATGCTCGCGGGCTACTGCGGCACGCTCATGACACCGATGGCGGCAAACTTCAACATCGTTCCTGCGGCACTGCTTGAGATGCAGAGCAAATGTATTTCCTCGGATTCAACGGATAAGAACTGAAAGGGGGCGGCGGCGGTATCCCCGCCGCGAATACGCTATGAAAAAACTTCTGATCACGGGCTTTCAGCCCTTCGGCGGCGAGACGGTCAACCCTGCGCTGGAGCTGGTCAAGCAGCTCGCCGGCAAGAACATCAACGGCTATGAGGTCGTTGCGCGTGAAATCCCCGTGGTGCGCTATGAGGCACTCGACGCGGTGCGTTCGGCGGTGGACGAGATCTCGCCCGATGCCGTCATCATCGTCGGGCAGGCGGGCGGCCGCCCCGACATCACGGTCGAACGCATCGGCATCGACGTCGATGATTTCCGCATCCCCGACAACAAGGGCAATCAGCCCGTGGATGAGCCGGTCGCGAAGGACGGTCCCATCGCCTACTGGGCGACGCTCCCGATCAAGAAGATGGTCGCCAACATGAAGGCGGCGGGCATCCCCGCAAGCGTCTCAAACTCGGCGGGCACCTATGTCTGCAACCACCTGCTCTACGGCACGCTCCACCTCCTCGCCACAGCGGGCAAGGCGCACATCCCCGCCGGCTTTGTCCACATCCCCTACCTGCCCGAGCAGATGGCTGTGCGCAAGGGGATCGAAAGCCAGTACCCGACGATGGGTGTCGAGACGCTCGTCAAGGGCTTTACGGCGATGATTGAGGCATTGGACTGACAATACAGCAGTCATCGAAAGGAGAGAGCATCATGAGAACGGAACACGATTTTCTCGGCGACTTGGATGTCCCCGATGATGTCTACTACGGCGTGCAGACGATGCGCGCCATCGAGAATTTCTACATCACGGGACAGAAGCTCGACCCCGATTTTATCAAAGCACTTGCCACGGTGAAGAAGGCGGCAGCTCTCGCGAACATGGATACAGGCCGTCTCCCGCACGAGATCGGCGACGTGCTCGTGCAGGCGGCAGACGAGATCATCGCGGGCGGTCTGATCGACCAGTTCCCCGTCGACCCGATTCAGGGCGGCGCGGGCACATCCGTCAACATGAACATGAACGAGGTGCTCTGCAACCGCGCGCTCGAACTGCGCGGGGAGGCAAAGGGACGCTACGATATCATCTCGCCGAACAATCACGCCAATATGGCGCAGTCGACGAACGATGCGTTCCCGACGGGCATCAAGGTCTGTCTTTCGGCAAAGAGCACGGTATTCCTCGCCTCGCTCGACCGCCTCGCCACGGAGCTTGAGAAAAAGGCGACCTCGTTCCGCGCCATCCTCAAGATGGGACGCACCCATTTGCAGGACGCTGTCCCCATCACACTCGGACAGGAGATGGGCTCATACGCCTCCGCTGTGCGGCGTTCCATGCGCCGCATCCGCTACGTCCAGCGCCACATCCACACAATCAACATGGGTGGCACTGCCGTCGGTACGGGGCTGAACGCCGAGCCCGCTTACATCAAGGCGGTCGCCAAACGGCTATCGGAGATCACAGGCGAGCAGTACCGTACGTCACAGAACATCATCGATGCGACGAACAACACGGACGCGTTCGCCGATTTTTCCTCCGCGCTCAAGAATGCGGCACTCGTCCTCATCAAGCTCGCGAATGACTTCCGCCTCATGGCATCGGGGCCGCGCTGCGGGCTGAACGAGCTGCATCTGCCCATGCGGCAGCCGGGCTCGTCGATCATGCCTGGCAAGGTCAACCCCGTCATCGCCGAGGTGCTCGATCAGGCGTGCTACCAAGTCATCGCGGGCGACCTCGCCGTGACGCTCGGCGTGGAGAACGGACAGTTCGAACTGAACGTCATGGAGCCGGTCATGGCGTTCAACATGTTCAACTCGCTGAACTACATCACGCGCGCGGTCGACACCTTCGTCGACAAGCTCCTCATCGATCTGAAGCCGAACGTCGAGCAGTGCCAGAAGTGGCTCGACAACAGCGTCGGCATCGTGACCGCACTCCTGCCGCACATCGGCTATGAGAAGTCCGCCGAGCTCGCACGCGAGGCATACACGACGGGCAAGCCCATCCGCGAGATCATCCTCGAGCAGGGCATCCTCTCGAAAAAAGAGCTGGATCACATCCTCTCACCACGTCAGATGACGCGTCCGGGAATTGCATAGCAACTAAACAGAGGGAAGTATCGCCGTTGATACTTCCCTTTTGTATGAAGGAATTTATTCTTTTTTGTCGAAAACTTGTATAGTTTTCGATTGTTTCAAAGGAGGTCCTTTCATTGGCTATTGCCGGAGGAATTATTGTCATCATCGCCTTTGCCGCGATCATCAAGAAGTATGAGACGCGCATGGTGCTGCTCGCTGCGGGCTTTCTCATGTGCTTTATCGGCGGTGTCACGGGCAATGCAGTCGCGACGTTCAGCAAGACGATGGTACACGGTTCACTCGTGCCCGTGATCTGTACGGTCATGGGCTTTTCGTTCGTCATGAAGATCACGACCTGCGACCGCCATCTCGTCGAGTCCATCTCGGGCGTGATTACGCGGAGCAAGTTCATCCTCATCCCGCTCGCAACGCTGCTCACATGGTGGATCAACATCGCCATCCCGAGCGCGGCGGGCTGCTCGGCGGCGGTCGGCAGCATCCTCATCCCAACGCTCATGGCGGCGGGCGTGCATCCCGCAATGGCGGGTGCGGCTGTCCTCGCAGGGACATGGGGCAGCGCCATCAGCCCGGGGCAGGCGCACAACATCTTCGTCGCGGATCTCGCGCAGACCGACCTCATGACCGTCATCATGGCGCAGGTGCCCGCCGCGATTGTCGCGTCCATCGTCGCTGTTGTCGCACTGACCATCATTGCAACGATGCGTAAGGAAGGGCCCGACGAGGCACGCCGCCTTGCCTATCATGCACAGCTCGAAAAGGAGGAGGGCGGCAAGGACTTCAAGGTCAATCCGCTCT
Encoded proteins:
- a CDS encoding arsenate reductase family protein, whose translation is MDKDILFIGYPKCSTCQKAEKFLRAHGCNAPMRDIKAEKPTADELRVWHERSGLPLKRFFNTSGMLYRELGLKDKLPAMTEEEQYAVLASDGMLVKRPLLITKDCVLTGFREKEWADCMAE
- a CDS encoding Hsp20/alpha crystallin family protein yields the protein MFGLVPFAGRRNLSQRDSANPFALFDAMRDSFFHDDFPTANWGASSFKVDVKDSGDHYELTADLPGMTKEDIALHYENGYLTIAASRTESNDEKDDAGNYIRRERHTGEVSRSFYIDGIDDANIHAEFKDGVLQVNLPKTADTPARKQIEIH
- a CDS encoding transketolase family protein, whose protein sequence is MGTAMREIFGRVLQTMAEDPHLVVLDADLGSATKVLMFRDVCPERFVDVGIAEQDMIGTAAGLASCGMIPVAATFSVFLAGRALDQIRNSVAYPKLNVKLVGTHAGVSVGYDGASHEAVEDIAVMRALPNMTVLCSSDAVETEAMVRTAVAHEGPVYLRISRIGTADYHAPDYEFVVGRGEVVTDGSDCTVVATGIMVEQAMIAARELAQEGIRIRVVNMPSIKPIDRTLLVDSARKTGAVVTAEEHSIIGGLGSAVAEVLAEEYPVPMRYVGIRDRFGTSGDPNVLLEAYGLRASHIAAAVKDVLHAKG
- a CDS encoding transketolase; protein product: MELEELKEAARKIRRATIQSIHAVGTGHAGGALSIADLLAVLYFDEMRVRPADPNWAERDRFVLSKGHACASLYAALAERGYFPAEELLTLRQYGSRLQGHPDMKVTPGLDMSSGSLGQGLSIGNGMALAAKLRRMDYRVYVLLGDGELEEGQIWEAAMTARRYALDNIVAIVDANGLQINGTVEEVAGLSDIGARFAAFGWHVIDIDGHDLAAIRAAFAAARETAGVPTVIVAHTVKGKGISYMENQVKWHSGVPSEDEYRTALRELGGEA
- a CDS encoding PTS ascorbate transporter subunit IIC, producing MLSFILDILSVPAVLIGLVSMIGLIAQKKGLSDILKGSIKTIMGVLILGGGAGLAVAALTHFGTMFQHGFGINGVVPHNEAIVGMALKEFGTQTALIMAFGMVANILIARFTPLKFIFLTGHHTLYMACMIGIILTVGGFEGVTLVAIGSILLGFVMAFFPAIAHPTMKKITGSDDVGFGHFSTLGYVFSAWVGSLVGNKERSTEDINFPQSLAFLRDSSLAVSLVMLVLFLIVALACGPQYVETELSGGQNFLVFSLIQAITFAGGVYVILAGVRLILAEIVPAFTGIATTLVPNAKPAIDCPVVYPYAPNAVLIGFLSSFVGGVVGMAVLLLADKSFPGLPIILPGVVPHFFCGATAGVFGNATGGLRGCIAGAFAQGLLITFLPVFLMPVLGNLGFANTTFSDADFGAVGIILGNVIHMLK
- a CDS encoding PTS sugar transporter subunit IIB — encoded protein: MKILVCCGSGLGSSFMIEMNIKKALQEIGVEAEVNHSDLSSAAGIKADIYVGTRDIATQLVGLGGEVVSLNNMIDKKELAEKIAEAVAKVKG
- a CDS encoding PTS sugar transporter subunit IIA, with amino-acid sequence MLGDYISPGGIMLQETCRDWAACIDRGAAPLLTCGAILPSYPEAIKRSHREMGPYMVIAPGIMLAHARPEAGAKAVGLTILTLREPIAFGSEHNDPVRLVITLATPDAKSHVEMLEALSEFLMTEGMAERLMAAKCVESAEALFGKKKRSA
- a CDS encoding BglG family transcription antiterminator codes for the protein MEGNERRKQLAKFLRATLSAAPVTAENLARMLAVSVRTVRYDLDALTEELRCEGLCIRSQARRGIWLERVEVQEAVTAAPVLDRKERRDRIILALLGDEPCSIDGLAEELAISRNTLISDLKDVQTTLEQRGLAYVSKRGAGIAATGGEQELRDMLIHIFAKEEHDFRHFDRTDAASSPFRRYAHDLPMAEIAAFFLDLLGRHGVLGSDLSINRMICALAVQMQRLREGHQITEGRPVDFLSNEGEATESLAAEIAAGMAGYAPEFLHAAEIQHIVKELLHSRIYVFREEPGRTQETARALAREFVAYAQVWLDDTYADDEELLRNLAVHLRPALERAHVGIVLTNPLLERIREQYRAIFLIAARAAERLGERMNLRFSEDEIGYLTLYLGAAIERKKLRKSRKLPVVLICGNGVGTATLLANTIRNRLPNLHIVRILSYYNMKPEDVADVDVVISTVSVQLPEKTVLRISPILTDAESEIIEEQLKYLYDSRFIMEGNTVRISGGMRLVDLLTEEMIELHAQAADWEAAVHAAGHLLHAAGAVDACYIGRMVESVQELGAYIVVCPGVAMPHARAADGVRRLAVSFVRLAHPVAFAERDGAEADLLFAFATPDEKAHLELLLDLWTIFSDAETLEYLRKCRTAEEVRAVIGRCTAARKE
- a CDS encoding gamma-glutamylcyclotransferase family protein; this encodes MMKRLYAAYGSNLNVAAMRERCPNAVIVGTAQLADTALEYRGSPPRVYLTVTEKKGATTPLGIWSVTESDEKALDSYEIFPALYRKEVRHVQLMERETGVIKDTAVFLYTMVDGMPLGTPDADYVAACRAGFEDFGFDPHILDCAARK